Sequence from the Streptomyces sp. R33 genome:
TCGCCTCCGGAACCCGCGCGGGGGAGCCCTTTCCGGCGTCGGCGGACTCGTTGCCCGCCGCCACGGCGAAGGTGACGCCCGAGGCGATGGCCCGGCGCACCGCCTCGTCCAGTGCCTCGTCCGCCCCGCCGCCGAGGCTCATGTTGGCCACCGAGGGTCCCGAATGGTGCTGGGTGACCCAGTCGATCCCGGCGACCACCTGCTCGGTGGTGCCGGAGCCGTTGTCGTCCAGCACCCGCACCGCGACCAGCTTCGCCTTCTTGGCGACGCCGTGCGCGGTCCCCGCGATGGTGCCCGCCACGTGCGTGCCGTGGCCGTTGCCGTCGTCGGCGCTGTCGTCGTTGTCCACCGCGTCGAAGCCGGACGTCGCGCGGCCGCCGAAGTCCTTGTGCGTCGTGCGTATGCCGGTGTCGATGACGTACGCCGTCACGCCCTCGCCGGCACCGTCGGGGTAGCTGTACTTCTTGTCGCCCTTCTTGGCCGTCTGGTCGATCCGGTCCAGACCCCATGAAGGCGGGTTGTCCTGAGTGGCGTTGATGGTGAACTTCTTGTTCTGCACGACCTTGCCGACGGCCGGGTCCGCGGCGAGCCGCTTGGCCTCGGTCTCGCTCAGGCCCGCGGCCGAGAAGCCGTTGACCCCGGAGCTGTAGGAGCGCTTCAGCTCGCCTCCGTACTTCTTGGCCAGCTGTTCCTTGTTCGCGGATGCGTCGAGTATGACGACGTAGCTTCCGCTGATCGCGCCGGGCGCGCCCAGTCCGTAGACCGTGCCCTCGGCCGGTGCCGCCGCCCCCGCGAAGGGGGAGGCGAGCAGGGTCACGGCGGCCGCTGTGGCGGCTCCCGCGCCGACTGCCGCGTACCGGAAACCGCGCGAACGCTTGTGAGTTGCCATCTGGAGGGTTCTCCTCATGTTGACGTGTGGGGCGTCAAACCTTCTGGAGAACCCTGATCCGATTGACAGGCGCAAATCAAGAACGCCTCGGCGTGGCGGGGTTGTTCAACAAGGTTTCTTAAAAGGCCTCCCGCATCGCCTTCACTTCGCACATGGGTTCATGCGAACTCCCGCACGATTCCTCCACGTTCACGGGCGACCCGCGTACTTCTTCAACTCCCGGTGCGCCAGCGAACGCTGGTGCACCTCGTCCGGTCCGTCCGCCAGCCGCAGCGTCCGCGCCGCCGCCCACAGTTCGGCGAGTGGGAAGTCCTGGCTCACCCCGCCCGCACCGTGCAACTGCACAGCGTCGTCCAGGATCCGCACCACCGCCCGCGGGGTCGCGATCTTGATGGCCTGGATCTCGGTGTGCGCACCCCGGTTGCCGACCGTGTCCATCAGCCAGGCCGTCTTCAGGACCAGCAGCCGCAGCTGCTCCACCGTGACCCGGGCGTCCGCGATCCAGTTCTGTACGACGCCCTGCGCGGCCAGCTCCTTGCCGAAGGCCGTACGCCCCACCGCGCGTCGGCACATCAGCTCGATGGCCCGCTCCGCCATGCCGATCAGCCGCATGCAGTGGTGGATCCGGCCCGGGCCGAGCCGCGCCTGGGCGATCGCGAAGCCGGTGCCCTCCTCGCCGATCAGGTTCGCGGCCGGGACCCGGGCCCCGTCGAAGACCACCTCGGCGTGGCCGCCGTGGTCGTGGTCCTCGTACCCGTACACCGTCATCGCCCGGCGCACCTCGACGCCCGGGGTGTCGCGCGGAACAAGGATCATCGACTGCTGGCGGCGCGGATCGGAGCCCTCCGGGTCGGTCTTGCCCATGACGATGAAGATCTTGCAGTCCGGGTTCATGGCCCCGGAGATGAACCACTTGCGGCCGGTGACCGTGTACTCGTCGGCCCCGCCACCGCTCGCCGAACGCTCGATCCGGGTTTCGATGTTCGTCGCGTCCGAGGAGGCCACCTCGGGCTCGGTCATCGCGAAGGCGGACCGGATCTCGCCGGCCAGCAGCGGCTCGAGCCACTGCTTCTTCTGCTCCTCGTTGCCGAACTGTGCGAGCAGTTCCATGTTCCCGGTGTCCGGGGCCGCGCAGTTGGTCGCCATCGGTGCCAGGTGCGGGCTGCGGCCGGTGATCTCGGCGAGCGGGGCGTACTGCAGGTTGGTCAGCCCGGCGCCGTGCTCCGCATCGGGCAAGAAGAGGTTCCACAGGCCCTGACGGCGCGCCTCGGCCTTCAGCTCACGGAAGACGGCCGGGGTGTCCCAGGGTGAGGCCAGCCGCGCGCGCTGCTCGGCGGCGACGGGCTCCGCCGGGTACACGTGCTCGTCCATGAACGCGAGGAGCCGTGCACGGAGTTCCTCGGTCCGGGCGTCGAATGCGAAGTCCATGGGTGTGTCTCAGCCTTCCTGGAGGGTGGTCAGACCGTGCTCGATGAAGACCGGGACCAGCTCGCCGATCCGGTCGAATCCCGCGCCCACCGTCTGCCCGAGCGTGTAGCGGTAGTGGATGCCCTCGAGGATCACCGCGAGCTTGAACCAGGCGAAGGCCGTGTACCAGGCGATCGCGCCGGTGTCCCGGCCGGAGCGGGCGGCGTACCTCTCGATCAGCTCGGCCGGCGCCGGATGGCCGGGCGCGCCGCTCGTCGTGCTGACCGGGGAATCGGTCAGCCCCAGGTCCGAGCTGTACATCACCAGTAGCCCGAGGTCGGTCAGCGGATCGCCGAGCGTGGACATCTCCCAGTCCAGCACCGCCCGGATCGTGTCGTCCGGACCGCCGATCAGTACGTTGTCCAGCCGGAAGTCGCCGTGCACGACGGTCGGGGCGGGGGAGT
This genomic interval carries:
- a CDS encoding S8 family peptidase codes for the protein MATHKRSRGFRYAAVGAGAATAAAVTLLASPFAGAAAPAEGTVYGLGAPGAISGSYVVILDASANKEQLAKKYGGELKRSYSSGVNGFSAAGLSETEAKRLAADPAVGKVVQNKKFTINATQDNPPSWGLDRIDQTAKKGDKKYSYPDGAGEGVTAYVIDTGIRTTHKDFGGRATSGFDAVDNDDSADDGNGHGTHVAGTIAGTAHGVAKKAKLVAVRVLDDNGSGTTEQVVAGIDWVTQHHSGPSVANMSLGGGADEALDEAVRRAIASGVTFAVAAGNESADAGKGSPARVPEAITVASSTIDDEQSSFSNFGSVVDLYAPGSDITSAWNDSDTGTKTISGTSMATPHVVGAAAVYLAAHPSSTPAQTAAALTGAATAGAVSNPSPGTANKLLKVAP
- a CDS encoding acyl-CoA dehydrogenase family protein — translated: MDFAFDARTEELRARLLAFMDEHVYPAEPVAAEQRARLASPWDTPAVFRELKAEARRQGLWNLFLPDAEHGAGLTNLQYAPLAEITGRSPHLAPMATNCAAPDTGNMELLAQFGNEEQKKQWLEPLLAGEIRSAFAMTEPEVASSDATNIETRIERSASGGGADEYTVTGRKWFISGAMNPDCKIFIVMGKTDPEGSDPRRQQSMILVPRDTPGVEVRRAMTVYGYEDHDHGGHAEVVFDGARVPAANLIGEEGTGFAIAQARLGPGRIHHCMRLIGMAERAIELMCRRAVGRTAFGKELAAQGVVQNWIADARVTVEQLRLLVLKTAWLMDTVGNRGAHTEIQAIKIATPRAVVRILDDAVQLHGAGGVSQDFPLAELWAAARTLRLADGPDEVHQRSLAHRELKKYAGRP